Proteins co-encoded in one Quercus robur chromosome 8, dhQueRobu3.1, whole genome shotgun sequence genomic window:
- the LOC126697939 gene encoding ABC transporter G family member 26: protein MEIRREDEVEDMSLSLPTMGTMQIAGSAGFGHNIEFMAQAYLRNRYSEIDIEDESSNTNKDHPLPIYLKFEDVEYKVRNSQASSNNPVKAVVSKVATQLNMEKDNHKHILKGITGSIGPGEILALMGPSGSGKTTLLRVIGGRLPDNVKGKITYNDIPYNAAVKRRIGFVTQDDVLFPQLTVEETLIFSACLRLPSNMSRQQKYARVEIIVKELGLERCRHTRIGGGFIKGISGGERKRTSIGYEILVDPSLLLLDEPTSGLDSTSANRLLVLLQVLAKAGRTIITTIHQPSSRMFHMFDKLLLISEGYPVYYGKARESMDYFASLGFIPEIPMNPAEFLLDLATGQVNGISVPADLLTLQESPDYEKAVIKFLQVKYKNQLEPKEKEENHRTKTPEHLQLAIQVKKNWTMTWWEQFMILSKRTFRERCSDYFDKLRLVQATGVAVILGLLWWKSNTDTEAQLRDQVGLMFYICIFWTSSSIFGAVYVFPFEKIYLVKERKADMYRLSVYYVCSTLCDMVAHVIYPTFFMLIVYFMAGFSRTVPCFFLTLFAVLLVAITSQGAGELFGAAVMSIKRAGMVASLILMLFLLTGGYYVQHIPKFMRWLKYLSFMYYGFRLLLKVQYSGDQLYECQSQGGCRTLQSSPSFDTVNLNGGLKEVWILLAMAIGYRFCAYFCLRRRINVCNL, encoded by the exons ATGGAAATTAGGAGGGAGGATGAAGTTGAGGACATGTCATTGTCACTCCCAACAATGGGGACTATGCAGATTGCCGGGAGTGCTGGTTTTGGTCACAACATTGAATTCATGGCTCAAGCATACCTTAGAAATAGGTATTCAGAGATTGATATAGAAGATGAGAGTTCTAATACCAACAAAGATCACCCTCTTCCAATATATCTCAAG TTTGAAGATGTGGAGTATAAAGTGAGAAATAGCCAAGCTTCCTCCAACAATCCAGTGAAGGCAGTAGTGTCCAAGGTAGCCACACAGCTGAACATGGAGAAAGACAATCACAAGCATATATTGAAGGGGATAACGGGAAGTATTGGCCCTGGAGAAATTCTGGCTCTGATGGGTCCTTCTGGTAGTGGGAAAACAACCTTGTTAAGAGTGATAGGAGGAAGATTACCTGACAATGTTAAAGGAAAAATTACTTATAATGACATCCCATATAATGCAGCTGTCAAGAGGAG GATTGGATTTGTGACGCAAGATGATGTGCTCTTCCCACAATTAACAGTCGAAGAAACTTTGATTTTTTCTGCATGTTTAAGGCTTCCAAGCAACATGAGCCGACAACAAAAATATGCACGAGTAGAGATTATTGTGAAGGAGCTAGGCCTTGAAAG ATGTCGTCACACAAGAATAGGTGGAGGATTTATAAAAGGAATATcaggaggagaaagaaaaaggaccAGCATAGGTTATGAAATTCTTGTCGATCCTTCCTTATTATTGCTTGACGAACCAACTTCAGGCCTTGATTCCACCTCGGCAAATAGACTCCTTGTACTTCTTCAAGTACTTGCGAAG GCAGGAAGGACAATAATCACAACTATCCACCAGCCATCAAGCAGAATGTTTCACATGTTTGACAAACTCCTGCTAATATCAGAAGGCTACCCTGTGTATTATGGAAAGGCTAGAGAGTCAATGGATTATTTCGCATCATTAGGATTCATCCCAGAGATACCAATGAATCCTGCAGAGTTTTTGCTTGATTTAGCAACTGGTCAAGTGAATGGCATAAGTGTCCCAGCAGATTTGTTGACACTTCAAGAATCTCCTGACTATGAGAAGGCTGTAATCAAA TTTCTACAAGTCAAATACAAAAATCAACTGGAGccaaaggaaaaggaagaaaatcaCCGAACAAAGACACCGGAACATCTTCAATTAGCCATTCAAGTAAAGAAGAATTGGACAATGACTTGGTGGGAACAATTCATGATACTATCAAAGAGAACATTCAGAGAAAGGTGCAGCGATTATTTTGATAAGCTAAGACTTGTTCAAGCAACTGGAGTTGCAGTCATATTAGGCCTTCTATGGTGGAAATCCAACACTGACACAGAGGCTCAACTCAGAGATCAA GTTGGTTTAATGTTCtacatttgtattttttggacaTCATCATCAATTTTTGGAGCAGTATATGTGTTTCCATTTGAAAAGATCTATTTGgtaaaagaaaggaaagcagACATGTATAGATTGAGTGTATACTATGTGTGCAGCACTCTGTGTGACATGGTGGCGCATGTTATCTATCCTACCTTCTTCATGCTCATTGTGTACTTCATGGCTGGCTTCAGCAGGACTGTCCCTTGCTTCTTCCTGACATTATTTGCTGTACTGTTGGTAGCTATAACAAGCCAG GGGGCAGGAGAACTATTTGGAGCTGCAGTTATGAGTATTAAAAGGGCTGGCATGGTTGCTTCTTTGATACTTATGTTGTTTCTTCTCACAGGAGGTTACTATGTCCAG CATATACCGAAATTTATGCGCTGGTTGAAGTATTTGTCATTCATGTACTATGGCTTCAGACTTCTTCTGAAAGTGCAATATTCTGGAGACCAATTATATGAGTGCCAAAGCCAAGGAGGGTGCAGGACGCTTCAGAGTTCGCCTTCATTCGACACAGTGAACCTTAATGGTGGCTTGAAAGAAGTATGGATTCTGCTAGCCATGGCTATTGGTTACCGATTTTGTGCTTATTTTTGCCTTCGCAGAAGAATTAACGTATGCAATCTTTGA
- the LOC126694269 gene encoding uncharacterized protein LOC126694269 isoform X1: MEESQEILLHSLESLGISIPQSVSSVKDLNPTTLVSTCAQCLNLLDPTASFPTSLPSDSMADQFKICTDLATGIKNLGFVGDMSFHKFLYPSEEDLYKLIRFLVERLSKLSEDRITADVKDINDMPAFPEKVGAKLKDLKLKTEVSELSNAKAEDVYASMPHEGDLIPQKMDKKAVDNIFCSRTGDFSKDKLASVLSRTDLTEEVMDAVRETSGNEETSASRDDEDVGVFEQKGTFREQSSKISRYETERIQNQEKVLMEETLVKNSGLQQLEEELELLRAAAEVALDDKHPIDFYLEQLNEQVDAKKCHLVELELEWEAVRKSLEEKKKGLEESLYATNPEAQEKLQKLREVELELQSTLSEIIEREEEHSKLSAELERQPKMASRGSHIQRIKEITKNSRKQDADIERILKETRELQLESNSIQERLHRTYAVVDEMVFREAKKDPVGRQAYRLLTSIHETFEQISEKTLATDRVRREMADHEKKLAAMAARSLNVDKLQADLDAIRKENEYLERRLHDN; the protein is encoded by the exons atggaagagTCACAGGAAATACTGTTGCACTCGTTGGAAAGCCTTGGGATTTCGATCCCACAAAGCGTTTCGTCTGTCAAAGACCTCAACCCAACAACCTTGGTCTCCACCTGCGCGCAGTGTCTCAATTTACTCGACCCCACGGCGTCGTTTCCCACCTCTCTTCCTAGCGACTCCATGGCTGACCAGTTCAAGATCTGTACGGACTTGGCCACCGGGATTAAGAATCTGGGTTTTGTTGGAGACATGAGCTTCCACAAG TTCCTGTATCCATCTGAAGAGGACTTGTATAAGCTGATCAGATTCCTGGTGGAGAGGCTTTCGAAGTTATCTGAAGATAGAATAACTGCTGATGTGAAGGATATAAATGATATGCCGGCATTCCCTGAGAAAGTTGGAGCCAAATTGAAAGATCTAAAACTGAAGACTGAAGTGTCAGAGTTGTCAAATGCCAAGGCTGAAGATGTCTATGCCAGCATGCCCCATGAGGGTGATCTTATTCCACAAAAAATGGATAAAAAAGCTGTTGACAATATATTCTGCTCAAGGACAGGAGATTTCAGCAAGGACAAACTTGCTAGTGTATTAAGCAGGACGGATTTGACTGAAGAAGTGATGGATGCTGTCAGAGAGACATCTGGAAATGAGGAAACTTCAGCTTCAAGAGATGATGAAGATGTTGGAGTGTTTGAACAGAAAGGAACTTTTAGAGAGCAATCTTCAAAG ATAAGCAGATATGAGACTGAAAGaatacaaaatcaagaaaaagtgCTTATGGAGGAGACATTGGTAAAGAACTCCGGATTAcagcaacttgaagaagaaTTGGAATTGTTAAGGGCAGCAGCAGAAGTGGCTCTTGATGACAAACATCCTATTGACTTCTACCTTGAGCAGCTTAATGAGCAAGTGGACGCTAAAAAGTGTCATCTTGTGGAATTGGAGTTGGAGTG GGAAGCTGTCAGAAAGTCtttggaagagaaaaagaagggtCTTGAGGAGTCTCTGTATGCAACCAACCCAGAAGCTCAAGAAAAGCttcaaaagttgagagaagTTGAGTTGGAATTGCAGTCTACTTTATCTGAAATTATAGAGAG GGAAGAGGAACATTCTAAACTTTCTGCAGAACTTGAGAGACAGCCCAAAATGGCATCTAGGGGTTCCCATATTCAGCGGATAAAAGAGATCACAAAAAACAGTAGGAAACAAGATGCTGACATAGAGCGGATCTTAAAAGAGACTAGGGAGCTTCAGTTGGAGAGTAATTCTATCCAAGAACGCCTTCATCGAACCTATGCTGTTGTTGATGAAATGGTATTCAG GGAAGCTAAGAAAGACCCAGTAGGGCGACAGGCATATAGACTGCTCACTAGCATCCACGAGACATTTGAACAGATCTCAGAGAAAACCCTTGCCACTGATAGAGTACGAAGAGAAATGGCTGATCATGAAAAGAAGCTAGCGGCCATGGCAGCACGCAGCTTAAACGTAGACAAACTACAAGCTGATCTCGATGCCATACGGAAGGAAAATGAGTACCTAGAGCGACGCCTCCATGATAATTAA
- the LOC126694269 gene encoding uncharacterized protein LOC126694269 isoform X2, translating into MCCLRQFLYPSEEDLYKLIRFLVERLSKLSEDRITADVKDINDMPAFPEKVGAKLKDLKLKTEVSELSNAKAEDVYASMPHEGDLIPQKMDKKAVDNIFCSRTGDFSKDKLASVLSRTDLTEEVMDAVRETSGNEETSASRDDEDVGVFEQKGTFREQSSKISRYETERIQNQEKVLMEETLVKNSGLQQLEEELELLRAAAEVALDDKHPIDFYLEQLNEQVDAKKCHLVELELEWEAVRKSLEEKKKGLEESLYATNPEAQEKLQKLREVELELQSTLSEIIEREEEHSKLSAELERQPKMASRGSHIQRIKEITKNSRKQDADIERILKETRELQLESNSIQERLHRTYAVVDEMVFREAKKDPVGRQAYRLLTSIHETFEQISEKTLATDRVRREMADHEKKLAAMAARSLNVDKLQADLDAIRKENEYLERRLHDN; encoded by the exons ATGTGTTGCTTACGGCAGTTCCTGTATCCATCTGAAGAGGACTTGTATAAGCTGATCAGATTCCTGGTGGAGAGGCTTTCGAAGTTATCTGAAGATAGAATAACTGCTGATGTGAAGGATATAAATGATATGCCGGCATTCCCTGAGAAAGTTGGAGCCAAATTGAAAGATCTAAAACTGAAGACTGAAGTGTCAGAGTTGTCAAATGCCAAGGCTGAAGATGTCTATGCCAGCATGCCCCATGAGGGTGATCTTATTCCACAAAAAATGGATAAAAAAGCTGTTGACAATATATTCTGCTCAAGGACAGGAGATTTCAGCAAGGACAAACTTGCTAGTGTATTAAGCAGGACGGATTTGACTGAAGAAGTGATGGATGCTGTCAGAGAGACATCTGGAAATGAGGAAACTTCAGCTTCAAGAGATGATGAAGATGTTGGAGTGTTTGAACAGAAAGGAACTTTTAGAGAGCAATCTTCAAAG ATAAGCAGATATGAGACTGAAAGaatacaaaatcaagaaaaagtgCTTATGGAGGAGACATTGGTAAAGAACTCCGGATTAcagcaacttgaagaagaaTTGGAATTGTTAAGGGCAGCAGCAGAAGTGGCTCTTGATGACAAACATCCTATTGACTTCTACCTTGAGCAGCTTAATGAGCAAGTGGACGCTAAAAAGTGTCATCTTGTGGAATTGGAGTTGGAGTG GGAAGCTGTCAGAAAGTCtttggaagagaaaaagaagggtCTTGAGGAGTCTCTGTATGCAACCAACCCAGAAGCTCAAGAAAAGCttcaaaagttgagagaagTTGAGTTGGAATTGCAGTCTACTTTATCTGAAATTATAGAGAG GGAAGAGGAACATTCTAAACTTTCTGCAGAACTTGAGAGACAGCCCAAAATGGCATCTAGGGGTTCCCATATTCAGCGGATAAAAGAGATCACAAAAAACAGTAGGAAACAAGATGCTGACATAGAGCGGATCTTAAAAGAGACTAGGGAGCTTCAGTTGGAGAGTAATTCTATCCAAGAACGCCTTCATCGAACCTATGCTGTTGTTGATGAAATGGTATTCAG GGAAGCTAAGAAAGACCCAGTAGGGCGACAGGCATATAGACTGCTCACTAGCATCCACGAGACATTTGAACAGATCTCAGAGAAAACCCTTGCCACTGATAGAGTACGAAGAGAAATGGCTGATCATGAAAAGAAGCTAGCGGCCATGGCAGCACGCAGCTTAAACGTAGACAAACTACAAGCTGATCTCGATGCCATACGGAAGGAAAATGAGTACCTAGAGCGACGCCTCCATGATAATTAA